The sequence below is a genomic window from Lysobacter capsici.
ACCTGCGCATCCTCACCCCGGACGAACTCAAGCTGTTCGGCCTGGACGGCACCAACGCCGCGCAGGACGATCTCGACCGCATTCGCCTGACCCGCAAGTGCGGCGACGATTTCGTCCGCCGCCGCGAAGCGTTCCGCCGCGCCTTCGACGCGCAATGCATGGCCACCGGCAAGAATTTCGAATCCATGCCCGAATGCGCCAAGGCGCTGCAGGGCGAGTACGGTTTCCCCGACAAGACCTGCCCGTCCGACAGCCCGGCCGATCTGTATGCGCGCGATCTGCCCGACCTGTTGCCGTTCGAGGAAGAGGCGGTCAGCAACGAGGCCAAGGCCGCGGGCGATGGCGCGAAGGGCGCCGACAAGGGCGCGGCGAAGAAGTCGGCTACCAGGCAGGTTGAGTAAGCAGTCGGATTGAGCGGCGGCGTCGCTGGATGCGGCTCGTGCCGTCGAGCCGCCTTCGCCTTCGCATGAAATGCTGAAAACCGCGGTCTGCGCCGTCGCCCGGCATCGTTGCCGCCACTGCGTGCGTGGGCGCAAACGCGATTCGCACTTGCGATCGCGTCTCGTGGCCCGGAAAATCGCCGCCTGTACCAGCCAGAGCACGCCTGTCGGGCTCGAGCCAATCGCCCTCGCAGGAGTTTTCCCGATGTCCGCCTTCCTTTACCGGCCGGCGCCGGCGCGTCTCGCGCTGGCCCTGCTGTCGTTGTGCTCGCTGTCCGTGTCGCCGTCGCTGGCGTTCGCCGCCGAATCCTCCGCCGAACCCGCGGCCGAAGCGCAGGCCGAATCGCAGGTCCACCAACTCGACCACATCCAGGTGCGCGGCGTGGGCGGGCCCAAGTTCGGCGCAGAGCGCACCCGCAGCGCGACCAAGACCGACACCGCGCTGATCGAAGTCCCGCAGGCGATCACCGTGCTGCCGCGCGCGCTGATCGACGCCCAGGGCGGCCGCTCGCTCAACGAAATGCTCGCGCTGGTGCCCGGCGTCGGCCTCAACAACGGCGACGGCCAGCGCGACCAGGTCGCGATCCGCGGCTTCAGCGCGCTCGCCGACCAATACCTCGACGGCGTGCGCGACGACGCCATGTACTACCGCGATCTGGCCAACGTCGAGCGGATCGAAGTGCTCAAGGGCACCGCGGCGATGCTGTTCGGCCGCGGCTCCTCGGGCGGCCTGATCAATCGCGTCAGCAAGCAGCCGCTCGATACCGCGCAAGGCAAGCTGCGCCTGTACGCCGACAGCGAAGGCGGCCGCCGCGGCGAGTTCGACCTGACCGGCCCGCTCGGTCCGGGCGCGGGCCGCGTGGTCGGCGCGCTCGAGGATTCCGATACCTTCCGCGACCAGGGTTTCATCGAACGCTGGCTGATCGCGCCGTCGTACCGGTTCGAACTCGGCGGCGGGCAATTGCTGCTGCAGGCCAGCGCGCAGCGCGACGAACGCGTCACCGACTTCGGCATGCCGAGCCTGTTCGGCCGGCCGGTCGACAGGCCGATCGATACCTACTACGGCTCCAGCGATGCGCGCCACGACGATTACAGCCGCGCCCGCGTCAATATCTTCAATGCGACTTACAGCAAAGCGTTGAGCGAACAACTCGACCTGCGCGTGACCTTGCGCGGTACCGACTACGAGTTGGATCGCCGCAACACCTTGATCAGCGGCAATCCGTTCCTGCGCAACGGTCGTTGGCTGTCGGCGCGCCGTCACGCCGGCAATAGCCGCGACCAGCAGGCGTGGTTCGCGCAGACCGATCTGGTCTACGAGGGCGGGCGGCATCGTGTGCTGATCGGCAGCGAGCTCAGTTACGAGCGTAAAGACCAGGCCAGCTACGGCGGCGTGGCCACCCCGATCGACCTGCTGAATCCGGTGCTCGACCGGCCGCAATTCAATCCGCGTCCCGAAGCCGCCGCGCGCAGCCGCCTGCGCAACGCCGCCTTGTACGTGCAGGACCAGATCAGCCTGAGCACGCAGTGGAAGGCCGTGGTCGGCGCGCGTTACGACGATTACCGCCAACAAACCCGCGATGCGCTCAATTCCGCCGCGCCCGCGCTGGACCGCAGCGATCGCGAATGGAGCCCGCGCCTGGGCCTGATCTGGATGCCGAGCGCGCAGCAATCGCTGTACGCGAGTTGGGGCGAATCGTTCCAGCCCTCGGCCGAGAGCCTGCCGCTGAGCACGGTCAATGTCGATCTGAGCCCGGAAACCACGTCGAACCGCGAGATCGGCTACAAGTTCGCGCGCGCCGACGGTCTGCTGAGTTTCGACGTGGCGGTGTTCGAAACGCAGCGCGAACACATCAAGACCACCGATCCGGTCGACCCGCGCCGGCAGATCGGCGTGGGCACCCAGCGCACGCGCGGCGCCGAGGTCGGGCTGGCCGCGTCCTTGCTCGATCAGCGCCTGGACTTGTATGCCGGCTACGCTTATCTCGATGGCGAGATCACCAAGTCCAACAACGTCGCCAGCGGCGTCGCGTTTCAGGGCCGCACCTCGCCGCTGACGCCGCGCCACAGCGCGTCGGTGTATGCGGAGTACGCATTGGGCCGCGGTTTCAGCGTCGGCGGCCTGGTCCAGCACGTCGCCAT
It includes:
- a CDS encoding TonB-dependent receptor, yielding MSAFLYRPAPARLALALLSLCSLSVSPSLAFAAESSAEPAAEAQAESQVHQLDHIQVRGVGGPKFGAERTRSATKTDTALIEVPQAITVLPRALIDAQGGRSLNEMLALVPGVGLNNGDGQRDQVAIRGFSALADQYLDGVRDDAMYYRDLANVERIEVLKGTAAMLFGRGSSGGLINRVSKQPLDTAQGKLRLYADSEGGRRGEFDLTGPLGPGAGRVVGALEDSDTFRDQGFIERWLIAPSYRFELGGGQLLLQASAQRDERVTDFGMPSLFGRPVDRPIDTYYGSSDARHDDYSRARVNIFNATYSKALSEQLDLRVTLRGTDYELDRRNTLISGNPFLRNGRWLSARRHAGNSRDQQAWFAQTDLVYEGGRHRVLIGSELSYERKDQASYGGVATPIDLLNPVLDRPQFNPRPEAAARSRLRNAALYVQDQISLSTQWKAVVGARYDDYRQQTRDALNSAAPALDRSDREWSPRLGLIWMPSAQQSLYASWGESFQPSAESLPLSTVNVDLSPETTSNREIGYKFARADGLLSFDVAVFETQREHIKTTDPVDPRRQIGVGTQRTRGAEVGLAASLLDQRLDLYAGYAYLDGEITKSNNVASGVAFQGRTSPLTPRHSASVYAEYALGRGFSVGGLVQHVAMQYAAPTNLSALPAFTRFDFNLRYQTGPWDWRLRLENAFDKRYFASAHGSVDGFNAPGAPRTLSLTMDYRF